From Mesorhizobium sp. Pch-S:
GCAGCAGGTCAACATACGGGTTCGTTTCGCCGAAGTCTCGCGCACCGAGCTGCAGTCCTACGGTGTCGATTGGAACGTCGGCTACAAGAGCGCCGGCTTCGAATTCAACATGTTTCAAAACAACGGTGTACCGAGCGGCAACACCGGAAATTTCGGTCTCAACCTGGGCCAGGATCATGGCATCAACTTCGATATCCTGATCGAGGCGCTGCAGCGCAACGGCATCGTCAAGATCCTGGCTGAACCGAACCTGACGGCGGTGACCGGCCAGACGGCGAAATTCCTGGCCGGCGGCGAAATCCCGATCCCCATCCCGCAAGGAAACGATGTCGTCACGGTCCAGTACAAGCAGTTCGGCGTTTCGCTGGGGTTCACGCCGACACTGATCGGGCGCAACCGGATCGCTCTCAACGTGCAGCCTGAAGTCAGCTCACTGTCCGACAGCGGCGCGGTAATTGGAGCCAACGGCTTTTCCTTACCGAGTTTCGTCGTACGCCGGGCTGACACCACCGTCGAAGTGGCAAGCGGTCAGACTTTCGCCATCGCCGGACTGTTCCAGCAGCGCACCTCCCGCAATGTCGAGAAGTTTCCGGTGCTTGGCGATGTGCCGGTGCTTGGACCGTTGTTCCAGTCGCAGCGTTTCCAGCGCGAGGAAACCGAACTGGTCATCCTGATCACGCCCTATCTGGTCGAGCCGGTGCGAGACA
This genomic window contains:
- a CDS encoding type II and III secretion system protein family protein; translation: MPSRHTARAERRRTFPAGIKISWLVLALAVFLTGLVSSLTDLKAQEISGMPVQPTVDLPVGQGRLLRFNEPVESVLIADTTIADLQVVSPGVVYVFGLKPGLTNLIAITSDERIKATAQFRVTADISSANQAKKAMRPNSATNLAIFGNRIVTTGEARGVDEATDMDNIARTFSPTEEPPINNMTVKGSQQVNIRVRFAEVSRTELQSYGVDWNVGYKSAGFEFNMFQNNGVPSGNTGNFGLNLGQDHGINFDILIEALQRNGIVKILAEPNLTAVTGQTAKFLAGGEIPIPIPQGNDVVTVQYKQFGVSLGFTPTLIGRNRIALNVQPEVSSLSDSGAVIGANGFSLPSFVVRRADTTVEVASGQTFAIAGLFQQRTSRNVEKFPVLGDVPVLGPLFQSQRFQREETELVILITPYLVEPVRDSLATPQDRPAKRAKRKKGGSSVGLIVK